GCGCCGGTCATAATTTTTACAGCCTGTCCGCTTTTTATTTCCGACGAACTTATCATGCCGGCCTTTAGTTCCTCAAGGACCTCTAATTTACATGGCGACTCAGGCGAAGCGCCCTTTGTGTCAGAGGATATAAGGGCATAACCGTCCATTGCAGAATTATCAAATGCAGGAATATCAGAATTACTGAAGATGTCCTGCTGAAGCACTCTGCCGGATGCGTTTGCAAGGCTGACAGTTTCTGAATCTAATGCTTGAACGGAATTTAATATTATCCTTAATGCCTCGTCAACTTTAATCATAGGCTGTATTATAGCAGAAATGCATTCCGAATCTTTTTTACCTCACTGCAATGGCATAAAAAACACATTTTAACGGCAGTGAACAGAGAACAGTGAACAGGGAACAGTACATGTAACTTATTAATTTTTAACTTTTAATTTTTATTTTTCAACTTTATTTTATGAACTCGCCCGTTTATTGCATGTCTTTACTTGACGATTGTTCTTTCTAAAAAAATATAAACAATGAACCCGAACTATAATTTTTTTACCACAACTGTTAAAGTCGGGGGTTCTTTATTTGCGTGGTAAATTACAGATTTCCCCTTTGTCATAACTTTATAAGTTTTTTTAAGATTTAATTTTTTTCTTGACAAAGAATGTAATTGATGTTATAAATTTAGAAATTATTATGGTTCCCTATGTTTGTATATAATGGGGAATTAAACATACAGCACGGTAAAATAAATTTTTTTAAAATAAAGAAAAAAAAGGGGGGTGGTAGCCGGAGAGAAAAGCTTATCACAAATCCCATGTTCTGGGAAATGTTTTTTAGCATTTAATATAAATCCAATTTAACAAAGGAGGTTGTTTAATGAAAAGGTCGTTAATAGTAATTTTAGGTTTGATGTTTGTTTTAGGTTTTACAGTCAGCGCTTTTGCTATTCATGCTGAGATTCCGTCTGAGACTCAGTCAGCCGTGGCAAAGGGCGCAACCCAGATAACACTGGGCGGTGAGTTGAGGTTCAGGGGTGAAACAAGAAACAACACAGCAGATTTTGATAAGGAAGCTGCTGACAGATTAAATGCTTATGACGGCAGGGTAAGGCTTAATCTTCAGGCAGATACAAGTAAGAACACAACCGGATATTTACAGCTTGAATCAGGCGATGTGGACACAAACGATACATTCACATGGGGTGCGAATAGTACAAGTGATCTAACTGCTGCAGGTGCTGCGAGTGGTACTGCGACAACCAGTTCCGGAGCCTCAGGCACATATACTGAAGGCAACGGCAAAAGAGGTGACCTGAGAATCCTTCAGGCATGGATACAGTCAAAGGAAGTTATAGGCCCTATTGGATTTAAAATCGGCCATATGCCGATAAAACTCGGCAATGGTTTATTCCTTGACCATTCAAAGTTTGGCGATGACGCCATCATGTTGTTTGCAAACCCTACTAAGGAGGTTGAACTTGCGCTGGTAGATGCAAAATTCACCGAAGGGTTGACAACGTCAAATCCAAGCCGGGGATTTGGAGGGGGCAATTCAGACGATACAGATGCATACGCATTTCTCATCAACTATAAGGGCAGTGGTTTTAACATCGGCGCAGATGCAGCATATCTAAATGATCAGAATTTTGCTGACTACGGGCTTCACTTATGGAATTATGGAGTAAGGATGAACTCAAAGATGGGTCCTATTGGTGTGAAGGCGGATATTGAAATACAGCGCGGAATCGGGAAAAATAAATCCTGCTACGGCGGCGCTGGAAGAATAACGAATGACAATTGTGATTTTGAATTTGAGGGGCATGCATATCTTGCAGGCGTTGATTTTGACCTCGGCAGCGTAGTCCTTGATGCAGTAATTGCATCAGGCAGCGGCGAAAACGGCACAAGTATGAATGAAGACAATAAAATAACTGCATTTCAAACAGCACAGGGCGGTGATCAGCATTACACATATGTATATGAATACAGGGCAAGGACAGCAGCAGTAGGAGCGCAGACTAATGCTGTTGCTGGAGGTAATGCGTTAGGCAATACGGGCACTGGTATCTCAAATACCACATACTATAAGGTTGGCGCAACTGCAAAGCCGACAAAGGACCTGAGCGCAAATCTTAGCCTGTATTTCCTGAAAGCCACAAAGCCTGTAGTTACGGCAACCAATTCTGAGTATTATAACAGCACGGATATCGGGAGAGAATTAGACGGCAAGGTAACTTATCAGATTGATAAGAACCTTGTGTATTTTGTTGAGGGCGGTTATCTTCAGTCAGGAGACATCTATAGGAATCTGACCACAAATGATGAAAGCCGTAATAAAAGATTCCCGGATGATGCCTATGCTGTAAGACACGGAGTAACACTCAGCTTCTAAAGAAGCAGAAGTTAAGAAGCGGAGAAGATAAGAAGTTAAGAAAGAAAGGCGTCCCGACGGTTCGGGACGCCTTTCTTATTGCCTTTCTACAAAGTTATCGCTTATAATTCTAAAAATCCAACCACAGAGAACACAGAAAACGAGTGAAGAGTTATGAGTTAAGAGTTAAAAACTTAAAATCCTTTAACTTTTA
Above is a window of Nitrospirota bacterium DNA encoding:
- a CDS encoding molybdopterin molybdenumtransferase MoeA; protein product: MIKVDEALRIILNSVQALDSETVSLANASGRVLQQDIFSNSDIPAFDNSAMDGYALISSDTKGASPESPCKLEVLEELKAGMISSSEIKSGQAVKIMTGA